One Punica granatum isolate Tunisia-2019 chromosome 3, ASM765513v2, whole genome shotgun sequence genomic window carries:
- the LOC116200506 gene encoding leucine-rich repeat extensin-like protein 3 yields MAELLALLRGPNRAFSSSTPPLAHWSMVDPALWVPPTHAQISNIATAPAPTVILAPIPPPMHVLAIHPVDILQPSSTIPAIVPLLPMTIPTPDPAIFAPPPMSVPAPAIIYTIPPPMAFLASSAPAPAQTTEHFSFLTLQPHISLHYQVPPPNNIHFP; encoded by the coding sequence ATGGCCGAGCTCTTGGCCCTACTCAGGGGCCCGAATCGTGCATTTTCAAGCTCCACCCCGCCTCTTGCACACTGGTCAATGGTCGACCCTGCTCTTTGGGTCCCGCCAACCCATGCACAAATAAGCAACATCGCGACTGCCCCAGCACCAACTGTCATTCTGGCCCCCATTCCTCCCCCGATGCACGTTCTAGCGATCCACCCAGTCGACATCCTCCAGCCGTCGTCCACTATTCCAGCAATCGTCCCGCTTCTACCAATGACGATTCCAACGCCGGACCCGGCTATATTTGCACCGCCTCCCATGTCTGTGCCGGCCCCGGCCATAATCTACACGATTCCTCCGCCGATGGCCTTCCTGGCATCGAGCGCCCCTGCTCCTGCTCAAACTACAGAGCATTTCTCATTCCTCACTCTACAACCCCACATCAGCCTCCACTACCAAGTTCCACCACCTAATAACATTCATTTTCCCTGA